A stretch of the Pseudochaenichthys georgianus unplaced genomic scaffold, fPseGeo1.2 scaffold_1768_arrow_ctg1, whole genome shotgun sequence genome encodes the following:
- the nfkb2 gene encoding nuclear factor NF-kappa-B p100 subunit: MAGAIRMSEAQFINSYDSELQMNLMPYDYIPPVDIKTEPYIPETAHGPYIQIIEEPKQRGFRFRYECEGPSHGGLPGASSEKNRRTYPTVKINNYVGPARLEVQLVSHCDPPQVHAHSLVGRNCCTESGTCSVDIGPNDLTAAFSNLGILHVTKKGVEDVLNRRLRDERKRQKGPHYHLTESEDVSLVKEAKDLGKKMDLNIVRLKFTAFLQDSNGGFTRGLKPVVSNPIYDSKSPNASNLKISRMDKTCGSVLGGDEIFLLCDKVQKDDIEIRFYEEDDEGGWEAFGDFSPTDVHKQYAIVFKTPAYHSAEIERPVTVFLQLKRKKAGDSSDPKQFTYIPQVQDKEEVLRKKQKPLPHYEPWRGGAGGGGFGGGAAGGAGAFQFNQQMNGGGGGGGGGVFFTGGFTGFSGGGGAQMSSSAPQTEGQTGGQTGGQTGGQTGGQTGGQTGSPLQQQLFQLTAALRSRASLSARQTAAALLQYCSSGDARVLLAIQRHLCGVQDGNGDTPLHLAIIHQQTSVIQQLIHTLLSSQQQNVLNTANHLQQTPLHLAVITRQVKVLEALLRAGADPSRLDGEGRSPLHLAALNGDAASLRPLLAHLGEHNAHLVNAHDYHGMQPLHLAVRRDGERCLRLLVGGGAKINAPELKSGHTALHLSVKRNLFRGACTLITELKADVNAVTFGGNSALHLAASLGSPTLVSMLIAAGNTHLHQ; encoded by the exons GATGTCTGAAGCTCAGTTCATCAACTCGTACGACAGCGAG CTGCAGATGAATCTGATGCCGTACGACTACATCCCTCCAGTCGACATCAAGACCGAGCCGTACATCCCCGAGACCG CTCACGGGCCGTACATCCAGATCATCGAGGAGCccaaacag AGGGGCTTCAGGTTCCGGTATGAGTGTGAGGGTCCGTCTCACGGAGGACTGCCGGGGGCCTCGAGCGAGAAGAACCGCAGAACATACCCTACTGTCAAG ATCAATAACTACGTGGGTCCTGCTCGTCTGGAGGTGCAGCTGGTCTCTCACTGCGATCCTCCTCAGGTCCACGCTCACAGTCTGGTTGGGAGGAACTGCTGCACTGAGAGCGGAACGTGCAGTGTGGACATCGGACCCAATGACCTCACTGCTGC TTTCAGTAACCTGGGGATCCTCCATGTGACGAAGAAGGGAGTCGAGGACGTCCTGAACCGCAGACTGAGGGACGAGAGGAAGAGACAGAAGGGCCCTCACTACCACCTGACAG aGAGTGAGGATGTGTCCCTGGTGAAGGAGGCGAAGGACTTGGGGAAGAAGATGGATCTGAACATCGTGAGGTTAAAGTTCACAGCGTTCCTTCAGGACAGTAATGGAGGTTTCACTCGAGGACTCAAACCTGTGGTTTCCAACCCGATCTACGACAGCA AGTCGCCGAACGCCTCTAACCTGAAGATCTCTCGGATGGATAAGACGTGCGGCTCGGTGCTCGGAGGAGACGAGATCTTCCTGCTCTGCGACAAAGTGCAGAAAG ACGACATCGAGATCCGATTTTACGAAGAGGACGACGAGGGAGGCTGGGAGGCGTTCGGGGACTTCTCACCTACTGATGTGCACAAACAg TACGCGATCGTGTTCAAGACGCCGGCCTATCACAGCGCAGAGATCGAGCGTCCCGTCACCGTCTTCCTGCAGCTGAAGAGGAAGAAGGCGGGCGACAGCAGCGACCCCAAACAGTTCACCTACATCCCTCAGGTCCAAG acAAAGAGGAGGTGCTGAGGAAGAAGCAGAAGCCGCTGCCTCACTACGAGCCCTggagaggaggagcaggagggggggggttcggaggaggagctgcaggaggagcaggag CATTTCAGTTCAACCAGCAGATgaacggaggaggaggaggaggaggaggaggagtcttcTTCACCGGAGGATTCACTGGCTTCAGCGGAGGGGGAGGGGCTCAGATGTCAAGCTCCGCCCCTCAGACCGAGGGACAGACAGGAGGACAGACAGGAGGACAGACAGGAGGACAGACAGGAGGACAGACAGGAGGACAGACAGGCTCCCCTCtgcagcagcagctgtttcaGCTCA CCGCCGCCCTCCGCTCCCGAGCGTCTCTCAGCGCCCGGCAGACGGCGGCCGCCCTGCTTCAGTACTGCAGCTCTGGGGATGCGCGGGTCCTTCTGGCCATCCAGAGACACCTCTGTGGGGTCCAGGACGGCAACGGAGACAC TCCTTTGCACCTGGCCATCATCCATCAGCAGACCAGTGTGATCCAGCAGCTGATCCACACCCTGCTGAGCAGCCAGCAACAAAACGTCCTGAACACCGCCAACCACCTCCAACAG ACTCCGCTGCACCTGGCGGTGATCACGCGGCAGGTGAAGGTGTTGGAGGCTCTCCTGCGGGCGGGGGCTGACCCCTCCCGATTGGACGGAGAGGGTCGCAGCCCACTCCACCTGGCGGCGCTGAACGGAGACGCCGCCTCGCTGCGCCCCCTGCTGGCTCACCTGGGGGAACACAACGCTCACCTGGTCAATGCACACGACTACCACG GTATGCAGCCGCTGCACCTGGCCGTCAGGAGGGACGGGGAGCGATGTCTGCGCCTCCTCGTTGGGGGCGGAGCCAAGATCAACGCTCCGGAGCTGAAGAGCGGGCACACAGCTCTGCACCTATCAGTGAAGAGGAACCTGTTCAGAGGAGCCTGCACCCTCATCactgag ctGAAGGCGGATGTGAACGCTGTGACGTTTGGAGGGAACTCTGCTCTGCACCTGGCAGCGAGTCTGGGCTCCCCGACGCTCGTCTCCATGCTCATCGCTGCAGGTAACACACACCTGcatcaataa